A portion of the Ailuropoda melanoleuca isolate Jingjing chromosome 18, ASM200744v2, whole genome shotgun sequence genome contains these proteins:
- the DEFB108B gene encoding beta-defensin 108B produces the protein MRFGRAPISQTNTLYGGPESRRRKCLCLLEMEPSFLLSAALRPAALLLTILFCMSQVLPARGRFKEVCERPNGACQEFCLESELQAGRCLNGQPCCLPMGNEPLIEPTTPKE, from the exons ATGAGGTTCGGAAGGGCGCCTATCAGCCAGACAAACACGCTGTACGGCGGCCCAGAGAGCCGCAGACGGAAGTGTCTCTGCCTCTTGGAAATGGAGCCAAGCTTTCTCCTCTCTGCAGCCCTGAGGCCTGCTGCCCTCCTCCTTACCATTCTCTTCTGTATGAGCCAAGTTCTACCAG CCAGGGGCAGATTCAAGGAGGTCTGTGAGCGTCCAAATGGCGCCTGCCAGGAATTCTGCCTTGAATCAGAACTGCAGGCCGGGAGATGTTTAAATGGCCAACCATGCTGCCTGCCCATGGGGAATGAGCCCCTCATTGAGCCGACTACACCCAAGGAATGA